The following are encoded in a window of Kitasatospora fiedleri genomic DNA:
- the sepX gene encoding divisome protein SepX/GlpR, translated as MSSSGLIYAVIVGAWAAYLVPMWLRRQDELNESRPTERFSTAIRLLAGRSAMERRAARALGDQTADQQHPAGQDPDGALADPAPASGREPGPAPDPADVPTRAAGPGAGPAAEQVAEPAAEPLATAKPAEGRAEREREREREREHGDRRSAERRALLLARRRRMVTMLFLAFALGAVVAGVAGFAFLWVPAVPGVLLTLYIGHLRRLERQRYEVKFDRGRAAQAAERLRERERERTARPAAAPAADRPAPAAEPAATADPGATRATVLAEATEHEEWADGVRSRAAAGTDSWEPVPVPLPTYVTAPVAPRTTRGLDLSAPNTWDSGRPATPLYDQYGGDPAQPPAAADWATRPRAANE; from the coding sequence GTGAGCAGTAGCGGCCTTATCTACGCGGTCATCGTAGGGGCCTGGGCTGCCTATCTGGTGCCGATGTGGCTCCGCAGGCAGGACGAGCTCAACGAGTCGCGTCCGACGGAACGCTTCAGTACCGCGATCCGCCTGCTGGCCGGTCGATCGGCCATGGAGCGGCGCGCGGCCCGAGCCCTCGGCGACCAGACCGCCGACCAGCAGCACCCCGCCGGGCAGGACCCGGACGGGGCCCTCGCCGATCCAGCCCCCGCCTCCGGGCGCGAGCCCGGTCCCGCGCCCGATCCCGCCGACGTGCCCACCCGGGCCGCCGGGCCGGGCGCCGGGCCCGCGGCCGAGCAGGTCGCCGAACCGGCGGCCGAGCCGCTCGCGACGGCGAAGCCCGCCGAGGGCCGCGCCGAGCGGGAACGCGAGCGCGAGCGCGAGCGGGAGCACGGTGACCGGCGCTCCGCCGAGCGGCGGGCCCTGCTGCTCGCCCGGCGGCGGCGGATGGTCACCATGCTGTTCCTGGCCTTCGCGCTGGGCGCCGTGGTCGCCGGGGTGGCCGGCTTCGCCTTCCTCTGGGTGCCCGCCGTCCCCGGCGTGCTGCTCACCCTCTACATCGGCCACCTGCGCCGACTGGAGCGGCAGCGCTACGAGGTCAAGTTCGACCGCGGCCGGGCCGCGCAGGCCGCCGAGCGGCTGCGCGAACGCGAACGCGAGCGGACCGCCCGCCCGGCCGCCGCCCCCGCCGCGGACCGCCCCGCGCCCGCCGCCGAACCGGCCGCCACCGCGGACCCGGGCGCCACCCGGGCCACCGTCCTGGCCGAGGCGACCGAGCACGAGGAGTGGGCCGACGGCGTCCGCTCCCGGGCCGCCGCCGGAACGGACTCCTGGGAACCCGTCCCCGTCCCCCTCCCCACCTACGTCACCGCCCCCGTGGCCCCCCGCACCACCCGCGGCCTCGACCTCTCCGCCCCCAACACCTGGGACTCCGGCCGCCCGGCCACCCCGCTCTACGACCAGTACGGCGGCGACCCCGCCCAGCCCCCCGCCGCCGCGGACTGGGCCACCCGCCCCCGCGCCGCCAACGAGTAG
- a CDS encoding ArsR/SmtB family transcription factor — translation MTPVVSTPLYQVKAEFFKTLGHPVRIRVLELLSVRAHAVAELLPETGVEAAHLSQQLAVLRRANLVVARREGSTVHYSLTSPRVAELLAVAREILGGVITGQAELLDGLRAPTGTSGRG, via the coding sequence GTGACTCCGGTGGTCAGCACGCCGCTGTACCAGGTGAAGGCCGAGTTCTTCAAGACGCTCGGGCACCCGGTCCGGATTCGGGTCCTGGAGCTGCTCAGTGTGCGCGCGCACGCGGTGGCCGAGCTGCTGCCCGAGACCGGGGTGGAGGCGGCGCACCTGTCGCAGCAGCTCGCCGTGCTGCGCCGGGCCAACCTGGTGGTCGCCCGGCGGGAGGGCAGCACCGTGCACTACAGCCTCACCAGCCCGCGGGTGGCCGAACTGCTCGCGGTGGCCCGGGAGATCCTGGGCGGCGTGATCACCGGGCAGGCCGAGCTGCTGGACGGCCTGCGCGCGCCCACCGGGACGAGCGGCCGGGGCTGA
- a CDS encoding SulP family inorganic anion transporter translates to MGRSPRRDLPAGLTVAVVALPLALGFGISSGAGAEAGLATAVVAGALAAVCGGSNLQVSGPTGAMTVVLVPIVHRYGVDGVLTVGLLAGAVLVALALARAGRWMAYVPVPVVEGFTVGIAGVIALQQVPGALGVPEPGGDNPAVVAARAAGAFLGAPHWAALGLALGVAAVLLVGSRLRPAVPFSLLAVVAATLLARCADLPVETIGHLPAGLPAPSLGFFEAADVPALLPSALAVAALAALESLMSATAADAMGAGERHDSDRELFGQGLANLAAPLFGGVAATGAIARTAVNVRSGAASRLASLVHAAVLAVIVFAAAPLVSGIPLAALAGVLVATAVRMVETGSLRALARSGRGATAVLALTAAATLAFDLVTAVVVGLLLSGALALAEVARAARVEQVPLHEEPPPAGHREEERALPAEHVAAYRIDGPLLFAAAHRFLPQLTGADRVRVAILRMSRVSAIDASGAVVLGDAIAALERRGTLVLLSGLRAEHHRPLAALGVLDRLREQGRVFATTPEAIACARRHLDGAELPTGAGAGTGTGAAG, encoded by the coding sequence ATGGGCCGCTCCCCGCGCCGGGACCTGCCGGCCGGGCTGACCGTCGCCGTCGTCGCGCTGCCGCTCGCGCTCGGCTTCGGCATCTCCTCCGGCGCGGGCGCCGAGGCCGGGCTGGCCACCGCCGTGGTGGCGGGCGCGCTGGCGGCGGTGTGCGGCGGGTCGAACCTCCAGGTGTCCGGGCCGACCGGCGCGATGACGGTGGTGCTGGTGCCGATCGTCCACCGCTACGGCGTGGACGGGGTGCTGACGGTCGGTCTGCTGGCCGGGGCGGTGCTGGTGGCGCTGGCGCTGGCCCGGGCCGGGCGGTGGATGGCGTACGTGCCGGTGCCGGTGGTGGAGGGCTTCACGGTCGGCATCGCCGGGGTGATCGCGCTCCAGCAGGTGCCCGGCGCGCTCGGCGTGCCCGAGCCGGGCGGCGACAACCCGGCGGTGGTCGCGGCCCGGGCGGCCGGCGCCTTCCTCGGCGCCCCGCACTGGGCGGCGCTCGGCCTGGCGCTGGGGGTGGCCGCCGTGCTGCTGGTCGGCTCCCGGCTGCGGCCCGCCGTCCCGTTCTCGCTGCTCGCGGTGGTCGCGGCCACCCTGCTGGCCCGGTGCGCGGACCTGCCGGTGGAGACCATCGGCCACCTGCCCGCCGGGCTCCCGGCCCCCTCGCTCGGCTTCTTCGAGGCCGCGGACGTGCCCGCGCTGCTGCCCTCGGCACTCGCGGTGGCGGCGCTCGCCGCGCTGGAGTCGCTGATGTCGGCGACCGCCGCGGACGCCATGGGCGCGGGCGAACGACACGACAGCGACCGGGAGTTGTTCGGCCAGGGCCTGGCCAACCTGGCGGCCCCGCTGTTCGGCGGGGTGGCCGCGACCGGGGCGATCGCCCGGACCGCCGTCAACGTCCGCTCCGGCGCGGCCTCTCGGCTGGCGTCGCTGGTGCACGCCGCGGTGCTCGCGGTGATCGTGTTCGCCGCCGCGCCGCTGGTGTCCGGCATCCCGCTGGCGGCCCTGGCCGGCGTGCTGGTCGCCACCGCGGTGCGGATGGTCGAGACCGGCTCGCTGCGGGCGCTGGCCCGCAGCGGGCGCGGCGCGACGGCGGTGCTGGCGCTGACCGCCGCCGCGACCCTGGCGTTCGACCTGGTGACGGCCGTGGTGGTGGGCCTGCTGCTGTCCGGGGCGCTGGCGCTGGCCGAGGTGGCCCGGGCGGCCCGGGTCGAACAGGTCCCGCTGCACGAGGAACCGCCGCCCGCCGGCCACCGCGAGGAGGAGCGGGCGCTGCCCGCCGAGCACGTCGCCGCCTACCGGATCGACGGCCCGCTGCTGTTCGCCGCCGCCCACCGCTTCCTGCCGCAACTCACCGGCGCCGACCGGGTACGGGTCGCGATCCTGCGGATGTCGCGGGTCAGCGCGATCGACGCCAGCGGCGCGGTCGTCCTGGGCGACGCGATCGCCGCCCTCGAACGGCGCGGCACCCTGGTGCTGCTCTCCGGCCTGCGCGCGGAACACCACCGCCCGCTGGCCGCGCTCGGCGTGCTGGACCGGCTGCGCGAACAGGGCCGGGTGTTCGCCACCACCCCCGAGGCGATCGCCTGCGCCCGGCGGCACCTGGACGGGGCGGAGCTGCCGACGGGCGCGGGCGCGGGTACGGGTACGGGGGCGGCGGGTTGA
- a CDS encoding DUF6126 family protein: MSDAVRDERSRRRAMIVRALVYIAGTHLFAGFVILLFAVGGRR; encoded by the coding sequence ATGAGCGACGCCGTCCGCGACGAGAGGAGCAGGCGCCGGGCGATGATCGTCCGCGCCCTGGTCTACATCGCCGGCACCCACCTGTTCGCCGGGTTCGTGATCCTGCTGTTCGCCGTCGGCGGCCGCCGCTGA
- a CDS encoding acyltransferase family protein, with protein MPPSDLWEPVLADPPLARPGPDGPAAPRGREPFFDHVKLLATVLVVCGHFWEPLARVPGHRVLHAAYLLVYAFHMPVFVFVSGWFSRSFTARPDQLGRLLSGVLAPYLVWTTLLGAYTAWLDGGRFALDLLTPVWVTWFLLSLFLWRLSAPLWHRLRAPLTTAVAVSLLAGALPLTPQLSIGRTLQLLPFFVAGLTLDRDRVLALRGNRRLRAAAPPVFAAAALLAYWLVPRLDAAWFYRSMSAAGLHAGLPRWLALSLAVNLAGAVLGVLFLALVPVRAGWYSGLGAASTAAFLVHPFVQLALVRAGGYRGGFLTSAAGQAALTLAAAALALLLCTPPVTRLLRPLLTPRLRLLLRD; from the coding sequence GTGCCCCCTTCCGACCTGTGGGAACCCGTGCTCGCCGATCCCCCGCTCGCCCGACCCGGCCCCGACGGGCCCGCGGCTCCCCGCGGGCGCGAACCGTTCTTCGACCACGTGAAGTTGCTGGCGACGGTGCTGGTGGTCTGCGGGCACTTCTGGGAGCCGCTGGCGCGGGTGCCGGGGCACCGGGTGCTGCACGCCGCTTACCTGCTGGTGTACGCGTTCCACATGCCGGTGTTCGTGTTCGTGTCCGGCTGGTTCTCCCGCTCCTTCACCGCCCGCCCGGACCAGCTCGGCCGGCTGCTGAGCGGCGTGCTGGCCCCGTACCTGGTGTGGACCACCCTGCTGGGGGCGTACACGGCATGGCTGGACGGGGGGCGGTTCGCGCTGGACCTGCTCACCCCGGTCTGGGTGACCTGGTTCCTGCTGTCGCTGTTCCTGTGGCGGCTGAGCGCCCCGCTCTGGCACCGGCTGCGGGCCCCGCTGACCACCGCCGTCGCCGTCTCGCTGCTGGCCGGGGCGCTGCCGCTGACCCCGCAGCTGTCGATCGGACGGACCCTGCAACTGCTGCCGTTCTTCGTCGCCGGGCTGACCCTGGACCGCGACCGGGTGCTCGCGCTGCGCGGCAACCGGCGGCTGCGGGCCGCCGCGCCCCCGGTGTTCGCGGCGGCGGCGCTGCTCGCGTACTGGCTGGTGCCGCGACTGGACGCGGCCTGGTTCTACCGGAGCATGAGCGCGGCGGGCCTGCACGCGGGCCTGCCCCGCTGGCTGGCGCTGTCGCTGGCGGTCAACCTCGCGGGGGCGGTCCTGGGCGTGCTGTTCCTGGCCCTGGTGCCGGTCCGGGCCGGCTGGTACAGCGGACTCGGCGCGGCCAGCACGGCGGCGTTCCTGGTGCACCCCTTCGTCCAGCTGGCCTTGGTCCGCGCGGGCGGCTACCGCGGGGGGTTCCTCACCTCGGCGGCCGGGCAGGCGGCCCTGACCCTCGCCGCCGCCGCGCTGGCCCTGCTGCTGTGCACCCCGCCGGTCACCCGGCTGCTGCGCCCGCTGCTGACGCCCCGGCTGCGGCTGCTGCTGCGGGACTGA
- a CDS encoding terpene synthase family protein — translation MAQPFELPDFYVPYPARINPHYEQARVHTKEWARRFGMLEGSGIWEEHDLDSHDYALLCSYTHPDCDSGALDLVTDWYTWVFFFDDHFLETFKRTLDREGGKAYLDRLPAFMPMDLADGYPEATNPVEAGLADLWQRTVPHMSADWRARFAESTRNLLNESLWELSNINEGRVSNPVEYIEMRRKVGGAPWSAGLIEYAAGAEVPEAVAYSRPLRVLRDAFSDGVHLRNDLFSYEREIGEEGELSNGVLVLETFLGCSTQEAADAVNDLLTSRLQQFENTALTELAPLFAEHALSPEEVARVLAYVKGMQDWQSGGHEWHMRSSRYMNGGGAAAPVPGPRGLGTSAANIRLAAGIRGLRSFAHAPHRTSGPSLLPDFPMPYPLSLNPHLAASREYVVGWAREFGLLDPEPGVPASDIWDERKLRDYDFALCAAGIDPDGSPAELDLSSAWLTWGTYADDYYPVVFGRPRDLAGAKAANERLYALMTLDGSLPFPPRNALEAGLADLWQRTSAPFSQSARAKFRKAVGDMIDSWLWELANGAQNRVPDPVDYIEMRRATFGSDLTMSLSRLGRGEVIPEEVYASGTMRAIENSAADYACLVNDLHSYRKEVEYEGEFHNLVRVVENFFSCDHPVAVDIVADLMASRLSQFAHVVKGELPILKQDFAIEGEAAQALDGYVRELEDWMAAVLHWHRECDRYAEDVLRRHFAPKTAVPADLGTSAMRILETIGR, via the coding sequence GTGGCTCAGCCGTTCGAACTGCCGGACTTCTACGTGCCGTACCCGGCCAGGATCAACCCGCACTACGAGCAGGCGCGGGTCCACACCAAGGAGTGGGCGCGCCGCTTCGGCATGCTGGAGGGCTCGGGCATCTGGGAGGAGCACGACCTCGACTCGCACGACTACGCGCTGCTCTGCTCCTACACCCACCCCGACTGCGACAGCGGGGCGCTGGACCTCGTCACCGACTGGTACACCTGGGTGTTCTTCTTCGACGACCACTTCCTGGAGACCTTCAAGCGGACCCTGGACCGCGAGGGCGGCAAGGCGTACCTGGACCGGCTGCCCGCCTTCATGCCGATGGACCTCGCGGACGGCTACCCGGAGGCGACCAACCCGGTCGAGGCCGGCCTGGCCGACCTCTGGCAGCGGACGGTCCCGCACATGTCGGCCGACTGGCGGGCCCGGTTCGCCGAGTCGACCAGGAACCTGCTGAACGAGTCGCTCTGGGAGCTGTCGAACATCAACGAGGGCCGGGTCTCCAACCCGGTCGAGTACATCGAGATGCGCCGCAAGGTCGGCGGCGCCCCCTGGTCGGCCGGGCTGATCGAGTACGCGGCGGGGGCCGAGGTGCCCGAGGCGGTGGCGTACTCCCGCCCGCTGCGCGTCCTGCGGGACGCCTTCTCGGACGGCGTGCACCTGCGCAACGACCTGTTCTCGTACGAGCGCGAGATCGGCGAGGAGGGCGAGCTGTCCAACGGCGTCCTGGTGCTGGAGACCTTCCTCGGCTGCTCCACCCAGGAGGCCGCGGACGCGGTCAACGACCTGCTGACCTCCCGGCTCCAGCAGTTCGAGAACACCGCGCTCACCGAACTCGCCCCGCTCTTCGCCGAGCACGCGCTGAGCCCGGAGGAGGTCGCCCGCGTCCTGGCCTACGTCAAGGGCATGCAGGACTGGCAGTCCGGCGGCCACGAGTGGCACATGCGCTCCAGCCGCTACATGAACGGCGGCGGCGCGGCCGCCCCGGTGCCCGGCCCCCGGGGCCTGGGCACCTCCGCGGCCAACATCCGCCTCGCGGCGGGCATCCGCGGCCTGCGCAGCTTCGCCCACGCCCCGCACCGCACGTCCGGGCCGTCCCTGCTGCCCGACTTCCCGATGCCGTACCCGCTCAGCCTCAACCCGCACCTGGCCGCCTCCCGCGAGTACGTGGTCGGCTGGGCCCGCGAGTTCGGCCTGCTCGACCCGGAGCCCGGCGTCCCGGCCTCCGACATCTGGGACGAACGCAAGCTCCGCGACTACGACTTCGCGCTGTGCGCCGCCGGCATCGACCCCGACGGCAGCCCCGCCGAGCTCGACCTCTCCTCCGCCTGGCTGACCTGGGGCACCTACGCCGACGACTACTACCCCGTCGTCTTCGGCCGCCCGCGCGACCTGGCGGGCGCGAAGGCCGCCAACGAGCGGCTGTACGCGCTGATGACGCTCGACGGCAGCCTCCCGTTCCCCCCGCGCAACGCGCTGGAGGCCGGCCTGGCCGACCTCTGGCAGCGCACCAGCGCCCCGTTCTCGCAGAGCGCCCGGGCCAAGTTCCGCAAGGCCGTCGGGGACATGATCGACAGCTGGCTCTGGGAGCTCGCCAACGGCGCGCAGAACCGCGTCCCCGACCCGGTCGACTACATCGAGATGCGCCGCGCCACCTTCGGCTCCGACCTGACGATGAGCCTGTCCCGGCTCGGCCGCGGCGAGGTGATCCCCGAGGAGGTGTACGCCAGCGGCACCATGCGGGCGATCGAGAACTCCGCGGCGGACTACGCCTGCCTGGTCAACGACCTGCACTCGTACCGGAAGGAGGTCGAGTACGAGGGCGAGTTCCACAACCTGGTCCGGGTGGTGGAGAACTTCTTCTCCTGCGACCACCCCGTCGCGGTCGACATCGTGGCCGACCTGATGGCCTCCCGGCTGAGCCAGTTCGCGCACGTGGTCAAGGGCGAACTCCCGATCCTCAAGCAGGACTTCGCGATCGAGGGCGAGGCCGCGCAGGCCCTCGACGGGTACGTCCGCGAGCTGGAGGACTGGATGGCCGCCGTCCTGCACTGGCACCGCGAGTGCGACCGCTACGCCGAGGACGTGCTGCGGCGGCACTTCGCCCCGAAGACGGCCGTCCCGGCGGACCTGGGGACGTCGGCGATGCGCATCCTGGAGACCATCGGCCGGTAG
- a CDS encoding peptidase — protein sequence MRTLRTAAASAAAFTGLLLLAPATASAASPSAAASPSASASASASASASGGAKPVLNSVGTSFLTATTLASGQDADVPVSTGDYLYWAFPAAEGQTATVQVTVTLPDAADRHGPQTWTLELFDGLRRRQSCTAGPQEGTGEQGATTLALSCALRQIRSWAEPWSGDPLPGTYYVRLSTTDIPQTDLGLAATVHVHVATKGGADDAQPEGGSLKAPLVPPVNAGATAAAAAGTPAPSASATYAAAPAAEESHWYSDLFSGWNTRWWWTVAGGVLAALAGVLGYTLTRHPRGHRHHPHHPAPAPVPHQAPPGQPQQHNWQ from the coding sequence ATGCGCACGCTCCGCACCGCCGCGGCCTCGGCCGCCGCGTTCACCGGCCTGCTCCTGCTGGCCCCGGCGACGGCCTCGGCCGCGTCCCCGTCCGCCGCGGCCTCGCCGTCGGCCTCCGCTTCCGCCTCCGCCTCCGCCTCCGCCTCCGGTGGGGCGAAGCCGGTGCTGAACTCGGTCGGCACCAGCTTCCTGACCGCGACCACGCTGGCCTCCGGCCAGGACGCGGACGTCCCGGTCTCCACCGGCGACTACCTGTACTGGGCGTTCCCGGCCGCCGAGGGCCAGACCGCGACCGTCCAGGTCACCGTCACCCTGCCGGACGCCGCGGACCGGCACGGCCCGCAGACCTGGACGCTCGAACTCTTCGACGGCCTGCGCCGCCGGCAGTCCTGCACCGCGGGGCCGCAGGAGGGCACCGGCGAGCAGGGCGCGACCACCCTGGCGCTGAGCTGCGCGCTGCGGCAGATCCGGTCCTGGGCCGAGCCCTGGTCCGGGGACCCGCTGCCCGGCACGTACTACGTCCGGCTGTCCACCACGGACATCCCGCAGACCGACCTCGGCCTGGCCGCCACCGTCCACGTGCACGTCGCCACCAAGGGCGGCGCGGACGACGCCCAGCCCGAGGGCGGCTCGCTCAAGGCCCCGCTGGTGCCGCCGGTGAACGCCGGCGCGACGGCCGCCGCGGCGGCGGGCACCCCGGCGCCGAGCGCGAGCGCGACGTACGCGGCCGCGCCCGCGGCGGAGGAGTCCCACTGGTACTCGGACCTCTTCTCCGGCTGGAACACCCGCTGGTGGTGGACCGTCGCGGGCGGCGTGCTGGCCGCCCTGGCCGGTGTCCTCGGCTACACCCTCACCCGGCACCCGCGCGGGCACCGGCACCACCCGCACCACCCGGCTCCGGCTCCGGTGCCGCACCAGGCACCGCCGGGGCAGCCGCAGCAGCACAACTGGCAGTAG
- a CDS encoding VWA domain-containing protein — translation MRRVITTPTPRRTARAAALFGALTIVVGTVLGGFPAHADEPGAPPAATEPPKVDLVLDGSGSMRTADLQGKSRMAVAQQSIDEVIDALPDETEFGIRTLGATYPGNDQKEGCKDTQQLYPVGKTNKVEAKTAVATVRPTGWTPIGIALRAAAQDLGTGPTTRRIVLITDGEDTCAPPDPCDVARELASQGIHLVVDTLGLAHDDKTRQQLICIANATGGTFTDVRTQEQLTKRVKQLVNRAQDTHTIAPAQVAGAEKCADAPVLTPGVYTDREKFSEHRVYRVPVKAGEELRASVSVTPDRAVARDYGVLLQATDSGGQELVRGSDAGSGRTDVASTGVRWSATGDGSASASASPSKGAGAGSDVRTVCLVVSNSFAAQAGVQADPGLPLELTVDVAAASPAPDGPAMGLGRGWVLLGVLTLAGLLAGLIFGWLARWRIAVWREN, via the coding sequence GGCACCGTGCTGGGCGGCTTCCCCGCGCACGCCGACGAGCCCGGGGCCCCGCCCGCCGCGACCGAACCGCCCAAGGTCGACCTGGTCCTGGACGGCTCGGGGTCGATGCGCACCGCCGACCTCCAGGGCAAGAGCCGGATGGCGGTCGCCCAGCAGTCGATCGACGAGGTCATCGACGCGCTGCCGGACGAGACCGAGTTCGGCATCCGCACCCTGGGCGCGACCTACCCGGGCAACGACCAGAAGGAGGGGTGCAAGGACACCCAGCAGCTCTACCCGGTCGGGAAGACGAACAAGGTGGAGGCCAAGACGGCCGTCGCCACCGTCCGTCCCACCGGCTGGACCCCGATCGGGATCGCGCTGCGCGCCGCCGCGCAGGACCTGGGGACCGGGCCGACCACCCGCCGGATCGTGCTGATCACCGACGGCGAGGACACCTGCGCCCCGCCGGACCCGTGCGACGTGGCCCGCGAACTGGCCAGCCAGGGCATCCACCTGGTGGTGGACACCCTGGGCCTGGCGCACGACGACAAGACCCGGCAGCAGCTGATCTGCATCGCCAACGCGACCGGCGGCACCTTCACCGACGTCCGCACCCAGGAGCAGCTGACCAAGCGCGTCAAGCAGCTGGTCAACCGCGCCCAGGACACCCACACCATCGCCCCGGCGCAGGTGGCGGGCGCCGAGAAGTGCGCGGACGCCCCGGTCCTGACCCCCGGCGTGTACACCGACCGGGAGAAGTTCTCCGAGCACCGGGTGTACCGGGTGCCGGTGAAGGCGGGCGAGGAGCTGCGCGCCTCGGTCAGCGTGACCCCGGACCGGGCGGTCGCCCGGGACTACGGGGTGCTGCTCCAGGCGACCGACAGCGGCGGCCAGGAGCTGGTGCGCGGCAGCGACGCCGGTTCGGGCCGCACCGACGTGGCCTCGACCGGCGTGCGCTGGTCCGCCACCGGGGACGGCTCGGCCTCGGCCTCGGCCTCCCCGTCGAAGGGCGCGGGCGCCGGGTCGGACGTCCGGACGGTCTGCCTGGTGGTCAGCAACTCGTTCGCCGCGCAGGCGGGCGTGCAGGCCGACCCGGGCCTGCCGCTGGAGCTGACGGTGGACGTCGCCGCCGCCTCCCCAGCTCCGGACGGCCCCGCGATGGGCCTGGGCCGCGGTTGGGTCCTGCTCGGTGTCCTGACCCTGGCCGGCCTGCTCGCCGGTCTGATCTTCGGCTGGCTGGCACGCTGGCGGATCGCCGTCTGGCGGGAGAACTGA